Proteins encoded together in one Diceros bicornis minor isolate mBicDic1 chromosome 18, mDicBic1.mat.cur, whole genome shotgun sequence window:
- the LOC131416654 gene encoding diazepam-binding inhibitor-like 5: MCQVEFEMACAAIKQLKGPVSDQEKLLVYSFYKQATQGDCNIPAPPTTDVKAKAKWEAWNQNKGMSKMDAIRIYVAKVEELKKNDTG; encoded by the coding sequence ATGTGCCAGGTGGAGTTTGAGATGGCCTGTGCTGCTATCAAGCAGTTGAAGGGACCTGTGAGTGATCAAGAGAAACTGTTGGTGTACAGCTTCTACAAACAGGCCACCCAGGGCGACTGCAACATCCCTGCCCCGCCCACCACAGACGTGAAAGCCAAGGCCAAGTGGGAGGCATGGAACCAGAACAAAGGGATGTCCAAGATGGACGCCATAAGGATCTATGTTGCAAAAGTGGAAGAGCTGAAGAAAAACGATACTGGTTAA